GGGGGCTGAGCTGAGCTACAACCTCCACCAAGTTTCACTTCACCAGAGGTTATCTGCACTGACGGATGGGTGAAAAAATTACGCCACCGAAAAAAGAAGTCTGCGTTAGGTCCATGTTTtcctttttcaaaacattttaacGATTCGTTTCAGTGGCAGTGGAAGTCTGGTGGGTCTATCAGTGGAGGGATTTCCTTTTTACTTCTTtcatcagacagacacacatctgCTCCATGGAAAGAATTCATATGGTGAGTAAGTTGGCTTTACTTCTAAACTGTCTGTGGGATATGCATAAGAGCCAGCATGTATATGACTGCAATATTTAAATCTAAGGCATAAAtgattttaaagtaggctatatgaTGTGCTTTACTGAAAGACACAAAATGTGATTAGTTTTAGCCTTTCAAGAGAGCATTTCTGGTAAAGGGGCTCGCCATAGTGATCTAGCTCCTATGTTCTAAGACAATAATGAATCCACAAATTCAAAGAGATGGATTATGGAAGTAAAAGATTTAACCAAAAACTACAACCAGAAAGACGACGATAAAGAGTGCTGGGTATTGCATCACCAATAGCAAgcattaatatgtgtgtgtgtgtgtgtgtgcgtgcgtgcgtgcgtgcgtgcacgtgtgagTGACTGACagcaaaagagaaagacagtcAAAGAGACAGAAGTTAAAAGGCTTGTGGGTGAGTTAGTGTCTGTAAACCTCTGAGACACACAACCCCTCAATTACCAACTCCCTTCTCTGAATTTTTCCAGGACTGAAAACATCGCATATCTCTTTTCACACCATGGATACCACAAACTCTACAGGCTACCCCACTCCCTTCACAAGCAACAGCTCCTACGCACTGACCAGCACCACAGCGATGTACCGCAGCCAAACCATGACCGCTCCCGGCGCGCCATGCAACATTGATGGCGGCGCCATGCGGATCCCGCTGGCCATCTTCTACACACTCTTCTTCCTGTTTGGGTTGGTGGGTAACCTGCTGGCGCTGTGGGTGTTCCTGCGCGTGCACGACAAAAAGAACTCGGTGCGCGTGTTCCTCATCAACGTGGCGCTGGCCGACCTACTGCTGGTCATCTGCCTGCCCTTCCGCGTGATGCATCACGCCAACGGCAACCACTGGATACTGGGGCCCGTGATGTGCCGGGTGGTCGGGCACGCCTTCTACATGAACATGTACATCAGCATCACCCTGCTGGGGCTGATCAGCGTTGACCGCTACCTGAAGATCCACCGCTCCACCAGCCGCAAGCGCTTCATGAGGGGCCGGTGGAGCTATGTGGCCTGTGGGCTCCTTTGGTCCATAGCTGGTGTCTGCGCCATCATCCTGATCAGTGTTACGACGCACAAGGACGAGGGCAAGTGCTTCCACTACCGGCAAATGTCATCCAAGGGCCTGGCTTGCTTCAAGTACTTCCTGGTGGCGCTCTTCTGGCTGGTGTACGCGTCGCTGGTCATCTCGTACCTCAAGATCGGCAAGATGCTGCAGCGGGCGTCCAAGGACAAGCCGGACCTGCCAAACGCGCATAAGTACCGTCAGACGGCGCGCAAGTCCTTCTTCGTCCTCTTCCTGTTCACGGTCTGCTTCGTGCCCTACCACATCGTGCGTGTCTTCTACATCGCCTCGCAGCTCAGTGACACCCCCTGTGCCTGGCAGGACGCGGCGGACAAGGCCAACGAGGCCGCGCTCCTACTCTCGGCCTTCAACAGCTGCCTGGACCCGGTCATGTACTTCCTGCTCTGCAGCTCCATCCGCCGCACCACCCTGGAGATCTTCCGGAAGCTCATCCGCGAGCCCAACGTGGTTGTCAGCAGTGTGTCCAGCAGCGAGCTCGGCAGGAGCCAGCGTGAGCGACCGTCGCTGGCCAACATCAACAGCGTCCACGCTCAGAGCGAGAGGATGGTTATTCATACGCCAGTCAAGGGGAAATAAGTTGCTCGACACAGTTGGGGAAAGCTGTTGATAGCATATGCAGATGCAGCTCCGAGAGACACAGTGGAGAGACCAGCCAGAGAGACGTGCAGTGATTTCAGTATCTCTCAATTGTCTTGCCAGGGACTGAGAAAGACGTAGAAAGCACTGGCATCTTTCCTTAATCTCAAGCCCATCTGGTTGAACATTTTTGGAACACTGGGGCCAAATTATAATCTATGTTTTCAGTATATGTGGATGTATATTATGTGTGGAGACATGCAAAGGCCTAGGTTTTCAGAGGCATTAGAGACGTCAGTCTGTTATTGCTGTTCACATTGGGCAAGAAAGTTGGAGAGAGGAACAGCCTCTGAGGGACAATGCAACACCTCGAAGAGCAAGAGATGCAGATTTGTTATTTGTTCTCCTATCTCAATCACGTAACACTAAACAAACTCTAAAGCTGAGAGTTTAGCCTAAGCCTCATTCTGGTCCTTTCTGTATTTACACAGCATGTGCTGTACGTAAGTCACAATGACCCGATTCTTCACAAATGACTTAGCATAAAGGCCTGTTTTACACATTTATACATAAGATATTTTATGTTTGAATCCTAACTGTATATTTTGAGGGTCtgatttagaaaatgtttggaAAAGACAATATTTCTTTAAAAGGGCAAATTGCATTCAaaagttggttggttggttttgttgttgttgaagcaAATAAGGATAATTATATGCATTATATAATGCATTATAAGGATCCTTATAATGCATTATATAATGATCGTTATATACTTATAATGCATTATATAATTCTAAAAAACATTGTGAAATCAAATgccgcacacacaaaaaaaacacagacaaaaaaaactgaGGTAATTTAATGTCATCCCTAGTTGATGCTTTTAGCCAGACTACAGTAGACACAGTGGCATCATAACACAATCATGACTCATCCTGAAATGGAGTTACAGCACTCTAGTAGTcaaaccaacacaaacacaatatgtGACACTTGTGAGACCATGAGCCTAATAAGAGGTAGGCCTTCTAATCCCTGAAAGATTTAGCCAGTGTGATTCAGATGTACTGGGAGTCTTAGTGCTGGCTAGAACAATGACTCATATTTCTGACAGCCCTCTGACTGTGCAGATGTGCCTCTCCTGCACACGCTAAATAAGGACTCCCTCTCCTGGTGGAACATGAcaatgcatgaaaaaaaaaaaacattgcttaCAGTAAAATGTGGTCAGGAAATGACCCAGATGTGAAATTCTTTCTAGATTAAATGTCAAATGAATGGAAACAACCATCAGATCTCTCTATAActgaatgataataataataataataataataataataataataaaaggttAATGCACCgggggcaattccacgcaaaactgtcacgtccataacgtcAACACAATGCCGTGGTATGGTACAGTGTGAATGATGATTacttgaaatttgagcattcacTCTTCTTGGTTGTAGAACTTGCATGAAAAACTTTTCACATAATAATTCGCAACATACAAATACCATTGCAtttagttgccgttatggacgtgacagttttgcgtgaaATTGCTCATAATATTATGAATATTATGTTCACACAATATTCACGATTACTTACTgaactgaaataaaataaggtCTTAATTAACTCTTCATACACAGTTGAGCTCAAGTTtatgaacccatgctaaagttgactaaaaagagcaataaaaaaataatcttttggaaattgatcttaacgCCTTAAAGGGAAAcctggcaggatttccccctctgctggagaaattgtgcattatgctatttcaaactgtggaaaaaggtaacccgcacatggatttgtttacaagctagcaaaacggttagcataagttcggcagacaatgtggatgttacaaggtaagaaacacgatttaaaacgagtttcttgtttctcacttctctttccgggacggtagtctcaatgttgcaaggttggttttccacctggggacgctaggggcagcgggaaaagtcaccattttcaccggaacaggtcatttaaccatccaaatgatttctaaacaggtttattacgttgaaatagttgccaagttcccctttaagtaaaaaaaataggaaatatcaaacctttaaggacaccaattttctctctgaatgaataatgtatcgtaaaataaaatagccccacatcatcacatacccttacccttcaccatacctagagattgacatggttttatttcagttagcctaatagctggtttgatttgcattgagagatgatcttatgtaaagtaccccatgccaatcatgaaatatggtgaagggtatgtgatgatgtggggctattttaattccaaaggccaatggaactttatcaggatgtatagtaccctggatccatgaaataactggcctttaaaaataaaaatctgactGCCTCtttgggaatttaacataggggtgggaatacttatgccccctgtattttaaggaagaacatttatttatttacgatacattatttattcacaaagaaaattggtgtccttaaaggttggctatttcctcatttttttccccttatggcattaagatcaatttccaaaagatgatttttttattcctctttttagtcaactttagcatgagTCCTTATGAGCTCAACTGTAGGCCAATATGTGGATCTCACATCTGAAACCATACTTTCAACAGTCTGTTGTAACACTGTAAACCCTCAGTGTCAAACTGCAAACAGATTCAGATAGGCCATACTGAGGAAGTTCTCGGCTAACTGCAAGCAACCTGAAACGACCCTGCTGTGGTTAAAGCTTGCAAATGCAATCTTTTGAAAAACAACTTTAAGGCTGCACTTAGGCTTCACGGCCAATCTGTAACTTCCTCATTTCAATGTCGCAGACAGACGGATTAGAAAATGCCTCTCGCACCATGAACCAAAGGTAGGTGATGTAAAATGCATAAGTTGCTGTGCTCTGCCTGGATCTATTTTCTGGTACTGTTTGCAAGTGCTACTTAAAACAACATGACTATGTTTTGAAAGCCTTATTAATACATTTGATATTTGTGGCTACAAGATTAAATACAATAGATAGCATCTGATACAGTGCATAAAACGCAGATATATTGTGGCACAGTTCCTCAAGGACTTGGATCAAGAGCAATGTTAaggtcatttttttattttgaatttaaaagaaaaacattcatCAAAGAAACTAGGCATTCAGACACTGGGAAATGATCTAACACCCAattctcactttcactctcttcaGTTAGATTAAGATTCCTGCTTTAGCAACTCAAACTACCTTCCAAAGTAATATATAATTGAGATCATAGTGctattactactactgctaATCCTATTGAACTTCCGATTAataatgataacaatgtgtTTTTAATTTGGGGTACATATTGCTCAGAGAACAAGTCCAGTACCGTAGCTGCATCATAACTCTATATTTAGCACTTGTGAGCTTCTGGTGACACATACACGACAATAGTGAACTATAAAACTCACTTTCAAAACAAGACTGTACCGCTGTGGATGTAATAACTGCAATATGGATATAATAACTGCAATAAGCTAGAAATATTCGTCCATAGAACACATGCATCAGAGGAAGGCTTTCTTCCAGGCACTGTTCCTACTCCTTTATTTAAGGTTGTCCCTACATTACTTTAGTGTCTTTAGTATCTACAGTTAGTTAAGAATGTCACTcaagacctacacacacattcaggtaCTGTGGCTGCACCCTCACTGTGattaaatgaaataataaataataacaatggCGATACAATATGCATTCGTCAATTGATTTCtgataaaaacaaacatactTTTTAATttagacaaataaaaaaaacaaaaaaaaacagctataCTGCTACTTGTACTGTGACTTGTCATTTCTCGTTCCGTTTTTAAGATCTTCAGAGAGTATAAATaaattcagttcagtttcaTAAGGGAAAGGAAATGCTGATATTTCATTTCTCATTTCAGTAGAAGGAACTGCACGGTAGAGCCAGAGATAACCCACTCAGTGGTGTTCCCCTGGATCTACCTGTTCCTAGCTCTTCTTGGCCTCTTGACCAATAGCCTGGTCTTCCTTGACCTCAGGAGGACCAAGAGGAAGCCCACTGTCATCTTCGCCCTGAACATGGTGCTCTCCGATGTCATCCAGTGCTTCAGTCTCTTTTTCAGGATGACTTTCTACCTTAATGCAAATGAATGGGAAGCTGAGCAGCCAATGTGTGGGGTAACCATTTTTGTCTCGGTGACAGTCTTCTACATCAACGTCTACTGCAACATGTGCTTCCTGCTCTGGATTAG
The sequence above is a segment of the Alosa sapidissima isolate fAloSap1 chromosome 2, fAloSap1.pri, whole genome shotgun sequence genome. Coding sequences within it:
- the LOC121698928 gene encoding probable G-protein coupled receptor 34 isoform X1 translates to MERIHMVRLKTSHISFHTMDTTNSTGYPTPFTSNSSYALTSTTAMYRSQTMTAPGAPCNIDGGAMRIPLAIFYTLFFLFGLVGNLLALWVFLRVHDKKNSVRVFLINVALADLLLVICLPFRVMHHANGNHWILGPVMCRVVGHAFYMNMYISITLLGLISVDRYLKIHRSTSRKRFMRGRWSYVACGLLWSIAGVCAIILISVTTHKDEGKCFHYRQMSSKGLACFKYFLVALFWLVYASLVISYLKIGKMLQRASKDKPDLPNAHKYRQTARKSFFVLFLFTVCFVPYHIVRVFYIASQLSDTPCAWQDAADKANEAALLLSAFNSCLDPVMYFLLCSSIRRTTLEIFRKLIREPNVVVSSVSSSELGRSQRERPSLANINSVHAQSERMVIHTPVKGK
- the LOC121698928 gene encoding probable G-protein coupled receptor 34 isoform X2 gives rise to the protein MDTTNSTGYPTPFTSNSSYALTSTTAMYRSQTMTAPGAPCNIDGGAMRIPLAIFYTLFFLFGLVGNLLALWVFLRVHDKKNSVRVFLINVALADLLLVICLPFRVMHHANGNHWILGPVMCRVVGHAFYMNMYISITLLGLISVDRYLKIHRSTSRKRFMRGRWSYVACGLLWSIAGVCAIILISVTTHKDEGKCFHYRQMSSKGLACFKYFLVALFWLVYASLVISYLKIGKMLQRASKDKPDLPNAHKYRQTARKSFFVLFLFTVCFVPYHIVRVFYIASQLSDTPCAWQDAADKANEAALLLSAFNSCLDPVMYFLLCSSIRRTTLEIFRKLIREPNVVVSSVSSSELGRSQRERPSLANINSVHAQSERMVIHTPVKGK